DNA from Thermococcus argininiproducens:
AACAAGATCTCTCATTGGAATTCCTGCATCAGCCAATGCAAGCGAAGCTGCTGTAATCCCTGCCACCCTAGTTCCAGCATCGGCCTGAAGAACTTCTATAAAGATATCTATTGATGTTCTTGGGAAAAGCTCGAGAATAACTGCTGGTTCTAGGGCACCTCTTATGACTTTACTTATCTCCACACTTCTCCTATCTGGTCCCGGCTTTTTTCTCTCTTCAACACTAAATGGTGCCATGTTATATCTTACCCTCAGAATAGCTCTATCCGGTTTTTGAAGATGTTTTGGATGAATCTCTCTTGGCCCATAAACAGCAGCCATTACTTTATTCTTTCCCCACTCAACATAGGCAGAACCATCCGCACTTTTAAGGACTCCAACTTCCATTTTTATTTTCCTAAGTTCATACTTTTTCCTTCCATCAATTCTGTATCCATTCTCATCAATAAGCTTAAGCCCTTCCGGTTTTCCCATCATTCCTCTTCACCTTCTTTTAATTGAGGGACTTCTTCAATAATCCCTTGCTCTTTAAGTTCGTTTAATCTCTGAAGCAGCATTTCTTTAACCCTATCTGTCAATCCTTGAGTGTGACTTTCTCTGTTTACTTTAAGGATGGCTTCTATGGCCAATTTTTCAAGTTCCTCTTTCCTTCCACTGACCCAAACCCATCCATTCTGTCCTACTATAATTCTGGTCCCTGTAAGATTCTTTATCAGGTTTATCATTGAACCACCTTTTCCTATCAAACGAGGAACCTTTGAGGGGGTTATTTTCACTAGTTGGCCTCCTTTCAACGGCCCACCACTAAAGGGCATCCCTTTTGTCATCAGATCAATCTGATTAATCTCATTAAACGCTTTTACTTTCGCGTATATTATGTCCCCTATATCAAATATTTTCCTCAAATCAGTCTTCAAAATATCAACTCTTCCTTCTACAGCGTCTTGTATCCTAAGTCCAGCTTGATAGGGCGCACCGATGTCAACAATCCAGTTTGAGAACTTTACATCAATTATTTTGCCAATTACTGAATCTCCGACCTCTGGTATATACGGGCCCTCAAGAGGTACTACTGACACAGTGTCATTTGACACCCTAACCAATCCAACAACGGTTGAGTATATTCTACTGCCTTCTTTAAAAGTACCTCTTCCATGTTTGAACGGTCCTTGTGCCAAAAGTGTCCCTGGAACCACTAAATCCTTATTTTTTACAAAAATCTTCCTCATAGTCCCTTCCTCTCTATAAGTTTAGTTACAACTGTGCCCTTTGTAAGGGCATTCAGTTTCTCATAAAATTCTTCTTCAATTCCCCCAGGAATTTCAATTAAAAACATCCAAGAGCCATCGCTTGCCCATTCCTCTCTCTTTATTCTTCCAAATTTTCTTACTTCTCCATAAGCTTTCCCTGTATATTCTGATGGTATCTTAACTGCTATTACTTTAGTCTCAATCTTCAATGGTAAAACCCTTCTCAAGGCCTTTATTATATCTGGAACCTGTGTCTCTGCATCTTTAAATATGTCCACCCTAGTTCCTACTTCTTCCATTGCTTTGAGAATCCTCTCAGGAGGATGAGGATAGCCAGTTCTCGGATCAACTGCATGTCGGTGAATTATCATGGCTATCTGTCTTTTCTTCTCCTCAAGCATTTGTCTTCTCTGCTCTGCTGTAAGCTGAACTTCTCCCTTTCGAAGAATTATTTTTGCAACTTCATATGGATCACTTGTTCCAAAAAGTTTCTCCATTTCATGTTCACTTGCTTTATCTCCCTTATGGGCATCTTTAAAAATATAAGGGGTAGCAAGAATCTCCTCTACAGGAACTTCTCTGCCTTCTTTGAAGTCTCTAGCCAA
Protein-coding regions in this window:
- the rrp4 gene encoding exosome complex RNA-binding protein Rrp4, with translation MRKIFVKNKDLVVPGTLLAQGPFKHGRGTFKEGSRIYSTVVGLVRVSNDTVSVVPLEGPYIPEVGDSVIGKIIDVKFSNWIVDIGAPYQAGLRIQDAVEGRVDILKTDLRKIFDIGDIIYAKVKAFNEINQIDLMTKGMPFSGGPLKGGQLVKITPSKVPRLIGKGGSMINLIKNLTGTRIIVGQNGWVWVSGRKEELEKLAIEAILKVNRESHTQGLTDRVKEMLLQRLNELKEQGIIEEVPQLKEGEEE
- a CDS encoding ribosome assembly factor SBDS: MPVSLDKAVIARLKTHGEIFEILVDPYLARDFKEGREVPVEEILATPYIFKDAHKGDKASEHEMEKLFGTSDPYEVAKIILRKGEVQLTAEQRRQMLEEKKRQIAMIIHRHAVDPRTGYPHPPERILKAMEEVGTRVDIFKDAETQVPDIIKALRRVLPLKIETKVIAVKIPSEYTGKAYGEVRKFGRIKREEWASDGSWMFLIEIPGGIEEEFYEKLNALTKGTVVTKLIERKGL
- the rrp41 gene encoding exosome complex exonuclease Rrp41; the protein is MMGKPEGLKLIDENGYRIDGRKKYELRKIKMEVGVLKSADGSAYVEWGKNKVMAAVYGPREIHPKHLQKPDRAILRVRYNMAPFSVEERKKPGPDRRSVEISKVIRGALEPAVILELFPRTSIDIFIEVLQADAGTRVAGITAASLALADAGIPMRDLVAACAAGKIDGEIVLDLNKEEDNYGEADVPVAIMPIKNDITLLQMDGYLTKDEFLEAVRLAIKGAKAVYQKQREALKEKYLKIAQEVGE